The sequence tttccatttccttaaaaatgttgactttttcagaaggacagcaatgaTATACTGATTTATATCAGGTCTCAAAATATCAGGTGAAATACAAGTTAAAATGATCATGATAGAGCTACAGTCACAATAACAGATTTTCCTGGCCAAAATATTCTCAATAAAGATTAAAGATcactattaaaatgaaataaataaatgtcagtcaaatatttttctattttttgccaATTAATCATactcaaaataaaagcataaaataatataaaaggcAAAGACAATGTATAAGCATTGTGGTTgtaaagacaaaatattaaatgggTGAAATACCACCCCAAACTATATTGAAGTGTCAACCGGATTATTCCCAATATTACCACAATGTGTaagtattatattattatattgtgACACCCATAGTTAATGCTAATGCAAAGATTTTAAGATTGTATTGGTCTTCTAAATTTCATATAATACAACATTACACcatgttaaattatattatgaCTTATTGATATTATGATGAACCTTTCACATCTGAGAACAGTATACAAGTATAAGTGACTGTTTAGAGAAGTTTCAGATATGGACTACATTTAATACAGGCCTGATAATctaataatttacattatttcgtgatcttaaataaatataccGTACACAAAAATTTAAGAAGTAGAATAGAAGGATTGGGTGGAAATGGACAGTCTTGCAGAATAACTAAATTTACGTGTTTTCTTTCTAGTCAGCAAACCTTATGGAATCAATAATGTGGATGAAGAAACCAGCACAAGGAAAACATACAGTCAGTACACTACACAACTTACCTCTTCTATACACTTCTTAAGCAGATCCACAGCCTCCTCACGGGTCAGATCTGCagtacataaatacaaatatgttaaGAATAAACAACTAAacaagtttattaaaaaataatgatgatcTCTTTCAGGTGCTTGATATTCACCTGGTTTGTAGTATCGGTCCAGGATGGAGAGGGTGAGGAAAGCACCGTATCCATGTGCAGCAAAAGGGGCTTTGGCAAGTGCTGACAGGTGGTCCATGTAGTACAGGCCGGGACCATCAGTTTCATCATATCCTGCTAAGAGCAGGTTCACATGATATGGagtctaaaaaaagaaatcagtCAAAACTAATTAATATACCAAATAAAAAAGGGACAATGTAAGGGTCATTCAGtcaatagaataaaataaacccCTCGGAGGATCAGAAGGACCTTGACGGGTAAAACTGACAAGATTTCAGAAACGTGAATCTGATATCACTCAGCGACAACTATATTACAGTAATTCACAAGTCAATCACCTATTTAAAGTACCCAACTGAAAACACCTACAATCATATCAAACTTTTACATTGGCAGAAGTGGAAGCATTAGATGGAAGGAGATAGCgagataaaaagagagagaggaaagcgCAGAGAGGGGTGTGAAACAGCAGAGAAAGGGGAGGGAGGGGAGTGTGGAGCGGTCTGGGGGGGGTCGCTGGTGTCACCAGCAGTGTGACATCTGCAGGAAGACGGCACCCCTGCTGCCGCGAGCACTTACCCACCTCCTCTCTCCTCCCCTCCATCTCCCGCCCTCACCCTGATGCCCTGGAGTGATGCCAGCTCTCATTAAAACTTCTTTAAGTCCTCTTCCTCCTATCTCGCTCTCGCGCTCTCTATCTCCTCGTACAAAACTCTGAAACTACTCTCACTTTCCCGCACGTATGCCATCTCAGATACTGAGATTTCAGCCACGTTCTCCAATCACCTTAACGTTCGTGCTGTCGGGAAGAAGGTGAAATTTCTcatttaggaaatgtttaaaCACTTTGCCTAGTTTAGTGTCaagtttaaaggaatagttcacccaaaattaacaattctgtcaacatttactcactctcttatCATTTCAAGCCAGTTGACTTTATTTTGCGGTGCACAATTGATgctattttgaagagtgttggtcatcgaacaacagcggtacccattgacttcggTTGTCTGGACAAAaaaaaccaattcaagtcaatgggtaccgctgttgttcaattcccaacgttcttcaaaatatcttcttttgtgttctgcagaagaaacaaagtcatacaggtttggaatgacatgagcgtgagtaaataatgccattattataatttttcggtgaactgttcctttaaggcaGAGTTCATAAAAATGCTTGAAAAACGGTTTTGTAAGGTTGTGCGGCCTACTGTGGCTTCGGGTTTACCAACTGGGGCTGGattatcagaaaaaaaatgatcagaGCCATGTCTAGGAACCAAAATATCACGGAAATCAGTCACTTTGGCCCATAAGCAACTTAaatttttggaaccaaaaataTTCAAGCTGTATTGCAattgacaaacaaatacaagtTCCAACATTGATTTTAGGGTTTTCAATTACACAGTACAGCAGTGAATCTATAACACTCGGTCCAGTTCCTTGCGAATAAAACTAGAACGTCTCCACCTCAACCCACCTGAGAGGCTTTAATCTGATCTGGGCCGCCCCCTGTTCTGTGCGGCTCTCTGGGGCACGTTTGGGTGAGTAAACACCCCCTAGAGATGCTCACCTATGCAATATGGTTCACTCCCAGCAGTGTGGTTTAAAAGAACGGATGCTTGTTGAAAGACAAGATTTGAGTTTGTGTTATATTCCCCCGAGCGTCATCTACCCCATCTTTATAAAATCAACacctgtttcatgcattctccACCTGCCTCGTGAACTACAGTACAAGCACAACAGCCCATCACCTGCGTCCCAGTGTAAAAATGAGGGACAGTAAAAAAAGCTTTGTCTGATGAATATAAAGATTGATAACAGTATTGTATCATTTATTCTTCTCTTGGTCTCACGCTTTCATCTTCTGTGGCTGTGTTCCCCGTCCCTTGCCTACTGCCCCAGGACATGTTCTCGTCTTTGGCATCTCTGCCCAATCTGCCGTATTAATTGTTCATCTGTAGCGGAACAGGGGAATGCCTCGCAATATGGCACCAGTAATTATTTGTGCCAGTGTGTTGGGAGAGAACGAGGGCCAATATTATTTCATGCGTGCCAATAAAGGCAAACTGTTGCTGGATGGTTCTGCGCAGAGCTCGAGGGGAAGTTGGACGCGCTCTTGATTTCTAAACAAAGGCACGATACATAAAACAACCACAGAAATGCTGGTTTGGGTGTAAAGAGGAGGTTTAAACTCCCGTATGTTGGTATCTACGTGGACTCTATTATGAGGAGTCAGTGCTTCGCAGGTTAAACAGATTTATCCGCcttttccttctctctctgtgAAAATCCTTCTGAGGAGACTCTCAAACTCCAGGGGAGCCCCAAAGGCCCAGTTGTTTTTTTAGAAACCTGGTGCTTAAAGCGTGCATGACATCTTTCTCATTTAAACATCCCGAAGGGTTTGAGCACAGATGAGAAACGGATCTACAATGTAAACCGtcagttaaataaaactaaatttgcTAGAATACACAATTACCCTTAATccgtttttgtaaataagacttGAGAAAACAAGAACCCTtggatttaatatttttacagttgACGAACTGAGGCAGTATGAAAGTATCAATATGTGAACAAAACAATCTATTACACTCAATGCTTTAAGGTAAATTAGAGAGCAGAGTAAATATTGAAATAGACCAATGTTATCTTCTTCAAGCTAAGAAAATCAGAGGAAACCAAGGCGAGCTAAAAGCCTGTGACTTATGAACTTGTAGCACTTCCTCGGCCCCAAGAGCCCACCCTTTCCGCCCCTCACCCCCCTTTGGCTCCCTCTAATTGTTTTTTGTAATCATTTTCTTTACTCTGCTATTGTGACAGGAGGCAGTTACACTCTTCCTAAcaaattaacacacacacaaccagacAAAAGAGGCAGGATGGCGACAAGCCCATTTTTAGACAGATGGGTGCGCTCCACATTGCCCTCagtttaacacacaaacacacacattcggAAAAATTCTCAAATAGGCAGGAGGCGCAGGTGTCGACGACCTCTGAGACTTTGATATCACCAATAGACATTCAAAACATAATGGCATCAGTatccattttaaattaaataccaGTTCCAGGCATTCAGATATGCACTTTACCGTCTATATAGTCTCAGCCATTTAATAAAAGGCATTAAATAGAACTAAGCATGAACTAAAAACAAATACCTGATTTAATGTCTTAATGCCACTAATTTTttgggagagaaaaaaaagtaaaattttctctgcatgttaataaaaatattcaatagCATCTTAACATACAGCAACTTTTTCAACAACACTTCTCCGttgatttttttctccaaaCTTTCCGATattgaaacaaataaagaaattctGATATGGATCAAGGAAAATCCAGTGCATGAATGTGAAGGTTCTGGACCCACCCGACTGCGCAGATAGTCTGCAAGGTTTTTCCTTGTGAAGTTTGCAGCTGCTGATGGACTGAGCTCATATCctgataaaaagaaaaattgaaatCGAGATGAACccataaaacaacagaaacaacTGTATAAGACATTTTGCAACCGAAAAACATTGCAGGAGtatgaatacataaaaacaaactatataaaatgtatatatatactatatatagtataaatatatagtatagtatataaaaactgaatgaattgagtaaataaatgcatgacatttaaaaaaaataatgaatgagtGAAAAACAGAAGTATGTATAAGCTTGTACACAACTTATAAAAGTTTAAAGTTCTACTGGAAAAATAAGTTTATAGATTTGTGATATTCAAAtgcatcacaaaaataaatgagcaCATACCATCCTTTCCCCTACAACCAAACAGAGTTCAACTTCAGCAGGGATTATTATTAAGACACGTGCTTACCATTTCTCATTTTATAAAGTTGGACATTTTTCTGAATGTATTCTGCAAACTGTACTGTGTCTCCAGCTTCACCCACACACAGGAGTAAGATCTTCTCACTGAGCTTGAACATCTTGTCATaatctgtaaaatataaaaaagtcatGTTTACATCACAAACTATTTGACAATCTCATCAACGATTTATATGAATCCGTTTAACTGTACATGATGGGTTTACAAAGTATAAGCTGTCGTTATATTCTGGTTGCTTCAACTATACCATAAGGAGACTCTCTATACAACATCTATACTTTATACAATACCATTGGTTTTGTATAAAACCACTTGCGTTTTAATATTTCTCATGCACAAATATGCGAAATGAATtaagtatataaaaaatgtatagaaagtATTGAGGTTGACTTCGTACTTTCACTTTCATAACAAAATCGCAAACTCATCCTATCACAACTGACACTCGCGCaacaaagcattaaaataaacaacgtGTTGTTGGCAGAAGAAGTTGAATAAGATTTCATATACCGTGAACACCTccaatgaatatatatatatgtaaatcaCTTCAACGCACAAACTGTGTTAGCTCAGGGTAGCTAACACTTATCGGCTTACACACTAGCTAACAATTATTCACAAATAGGCAAAAGTGTTTGCACATATTACGTAACTGTATAAACTGTTAAGCGTATTGAATTATTTGTTTGAACAGGTCTATTATTGAGTGTtggtgttattttatttctggCTGTTAGCGCGATGCTAACATGCTAAGACATATCTGCTAAACTCACCGTGTTTCATCTGTATTATACTGCTGGCTGCTACATTATCTGCTGCGACCAAGACAAAGTCCGGTCCTTGTATCCCAATCAGGTATTCCATGCCTTGAACTGAGTTAAAAGTAGactaaacacacttttcttcAGTAATGGACTTAGTGCAACTCAATCAGATATTACACAGCAAAAGACGAATGCAGTTCACCAGTGGCGCACTGTTCATACGTCATGAGAGAGCGTCTTTTCTGATGTCACGTGACAGGAATGGAGAATATTAGACTTGAAAGAGGcctgtaaataacaaaaatatacatttaaaagagTTAAATACAGGTCAAGATTGAATGGTAGGTTTTCTAGTTAGTCTGGGGTTAAAGTTTTTAATGGGTCAAAATTGGTATTTGGCAGTAGCAACACTTTATTGTTACAAAAGCTTTTTCCCAACTCAAAAGTGTGATGAGcctaatataaattaataaatggaTTATGTATCGATTTATCAATTAAtcaatttaatattacattttaattttgttaattaaTTTACTCAATAATCATCCCCAAGATTAATGTCCACAATATCCACTACTTTTATATTCACTAAATTCTTTTCATTAAAGCCcatagtgtttttttatctttactaCACAACTTAACATGAGTATTAATGATTGATCATGTTGCTTAGGCAGGTGATTTCAGATATACACAACCAGCTGCAGTAGAACGTCTATGGCCTCCATCCACTGCAAAGACTTCTATTCAGGTTCATTAGTTTTGGTTCTTTGTGTCCCTTTCCTACACTGTGCATGGTGTTCCTAGCAAATCTTATAAGTGCAAAACCTATTGAAAATCAGTGGCATGTATGTACAGTTATGAAAAGTATCTTCCCTTTCTGAGAGCTCTCTGTaccagtttatttataaagttatatattttcACTGTAGCATTTgttattgaattattttgtataaattgcaTATTCATGTGTTGaaagtatatttttttctccCCTTTCTATCGGTCTCTCCTTCAGCGGTTGTCACTGGTTCAGCCTGACTGCTTCGTTAGGACTCATCATTTGCATTCAGATTAATTATCTAATTACCGACAAATGTCCGGCGGCCACCCCGCACTCCAGCTCATCAGCTCTGCGCctgtaattattttaatcatttactttcatCTGGAGTGTTCCTGCCATACTCCTGTGTTTAGAGGCCATTCTTAATTACCCTGCCAAGACACTCTTCCCCTCTTTTCATGTGAGGGAAAGGGGCAGAGAGTGAGGGGGGGAAGAGAGAGCCCGACGGGGACAGAATCCAGGAATCTtgacagcatcataaaagctcCAAGCTCCGCTGGTTGTTCACTCTGTCTTTTTCCCCACTcaacttctctctctctctttttgtctgtttctgaCTCCACACCCAACCCAGATCCTTCTCCAATTTTAACTATTTCTCTCTCCAACTcgcactctctccctctcgccCCCCATCACCCTCCTCACTTCCTCTAGTTCTCCCTTTATCGCAACCACACACAGGAATCGCCTCCGGGGCCCAGTGCTTTGACTACTAATACACTCACATACACTGTGACATACATGATGCAACACTCTCCCTGCGTATTATCTGTTTGGAAAATCTATACACCTCTCCGTCTGCAGTCTCTCTTTATTTAGGCACCGTCAGCCTGCTGCTTGGCTGGATCTGGTTTGTGTCTGGTTGTCGTTGGCTCAGTTTCTGCCATCGCCGCTTTCACTGTTGTGTCCTTTCAGCAATTGTGAGACTCACAGCGCTGGTGAAAATACATAATCTGTAATTGGGGCCCTTGGCTGTTTGTGCGTTTTTCTGACTTTGGAAAATTTGAAAAGGGCTGTGTTGGAAACACGGATGCTTCATTTTAATTCCAAgtgtaaaattttgtttttagtcaAGGGTTTTTAAAATAGCACTTGACCATAGAACTGAAAGGAAGATTAACAAAAGCCATTTAATAAAGTGTTCAAAGAGCTATACAGTATCTGCTTCATCCAGATAAGATTGGTTTGTACTTTCTGTTGTTCTAATTTGAGATCAATTCAGCCAAACACTTTGCAGAAAAGGAGCAAGACTGAGCTTTCAGAGATGCATTGTTTCTGCCATGGCTCCAGAGGGACCCTGTCTGAGTTTGGGGATTATGGACTCATGGCCCAAGGGTAGTTTATTAAAACTGGGGCATGTTTTGAACTCAGATTAAGAGTATAGGTGGAGGATGCAGGGTACGGCAAATTAATAGTATTCATGGTTTTTGTGTGGGCCCCCACTTCAATTATTGAAGGTGAAATCTGGAGTTTTCCTATCTATAGTGTTATAAATAGTTCATGAcgcagtgtgtgcgtgtgtgtgtgtggggggggggtcATCACACACACGATGTGTTGCACTACATACATCTTTTCTAACTTTACTTAATAAATCCCAGAACAAAGGGTGCAACAGAGAAATATGATGAGAACGCGCCGATAGGAGcgtgttttaaattgtaatttccACATTTGCATTCTTGAAGAAAACGCAACGC comes from Triplophysa dalaica isolate WHDGS20190420 chromosome 25, ASM1584641v1, whole genome shotgun sequence and encodes:
- the psmb2 gene encoding proteasome subunit beta type-2; amino-acid sequence: MEYLIGIQGPDFVLVAADNVAASSIIQMKHDYDKMFKLSEKILLLCVGEAGDTVQFAEYIQKNVQLYKMRNGYELSPSAAANFTRKNLADYLRSRTPYHVNLLLAGYDETDGPGLYYMDHLSALAKAPFAAHGYGAFLTLSILDRYYKPDLTREEAVDLLKKCIEELNRRFILNLHSFTVRLIDKEGIHDMEKLSAGTK